Genomic window (Achromobacter sp. B7):
TGAGCGTGCCCTTGGCGGACGACGACACGGTTGCCCCGCGTATCAGCGTGACGGATTACGAGCGCCGCATCGTCTATGCGCGCGTGGGCAAGGTGCTGCGCATTGCCGCCATGGTCGATATCGGCAGCGCCAACGCCGATATCGATCCGGCGCGCGTGGAACTGCTCAAGCGCCAGGTGCGCGAGGCGTTTCCCGCGCTGGACCTGACGCAAGCTATCCCCTGGGCCGGCTTGCGCCCGGCCACGCCTACCGGCAAACCGTTGATCGGGCAGAGTCCGGCGGCCGACAACCTGTGGCTGAACATTGGCCAGGGCGCGCTGGGCTTCACGCTGGCCTGCGGCAGCGCCGCGTTGCTGACGGCGCAGATGGCCGGGCTGGAACTGCCCTTGGACCCGGCGCCGTTTCGGCCTTGAGCCCGCGTCCCCCAGGCGCCATTCCCCGCGTTCACGGGCGTTCAATACAAGCGCGTTCGGCCACGCCATAGTGCGGCTCTCTAGCGGGAGCACTCATGAGCATTTTCCAAAGAACCACCATCGCGCTGGCGCGCAGCCCCGTCATGGGGCGCGCAATGCGGGCGGTGGCGGCGCGCTCGTCGCTGGCGCAGCGCTTTGTCGGCGGCACGGATGTGCACGCCGCCGTTCGCACCGCGTTGCGGCTGTGGCAGGCCCATGGCATCCGGTCATCGTTGTTCTACCTGGGCGAATACGTGGCCGACCCCGCCGCCATCGAACACAACGTGTCGCAAGCCCTGGACGCCTGTCGCGCGCTGGGCGCGGCCGGGCTGGACGTGCACGTATCCGTGGACCCCACCGCCATCGGCTACATGGCCAGCGACGCGCTGGGCGCCGCCAACGCGCGCCGTATCGCCGACGCCATCGCAAGCCCCCGCGCCGCCATCGCCCGCCGCAACTGCATGATGTTGGATATGGAAGATTCCACCATCCGCGATCGCACCTGCGCGCTACATCGTGCCTTGCTGGAAGACGGCTTGCCCGTCGGCTTGACCTTGCAGGCGCGGCGGCGGCGCACGCCCGAAGACCTGGCCTGGGCCGTGCGCCGGCCCACGTCGTTGCGGCTGGTGAAAGGCGCGTTTCCCGAGCGCGCGCTGGACCATGCGGGCCGCGCCCGGATCGACCTGGCCTATCTGGACGCGGCCGCCATCATGCTGTCGCACGACGCGCGCAAAGCGGGGTTTTATCCGGTGTTCGGCACGCATGACGACAGGCTGGCCGGCGCCATCATGACGTTGGCGCGCGAGCGGGGATGGTCGCCCGACGCGTTCGAATTTGAAATGCTTTATGGTGTGCGCCCCGACTGGCAAATGGCGCTGCGCGGCCTGGGCTATAACGTCCGGGTCTACCTGCCATTCGGTGCCGACTGGTGGCCTTACGCCATCCGCCGCGTCGGCGAAAATCCGTCCAATGCGTGGCTGTTGGCGCGCTCGCTGACCGCGGATGGACGGTACTTCGGCTAGCGTAGCGGAGGAATGCGATAAGACGGCGGGGCGACAGGCCGGCGGGCTATGGGCCACGCCACGCCGTTGCCGTCCGGCCTGGCGGCAGTCGCGCAAGGACTTCTGGCCCTCTATTTCTGGCTATCTATTTCTGGCTATCCACTTCTCGCTATCCGTTTCTGCCTATCCACTTCTGGCTCTTTGATGGCTGCATCTGAACATATCTGGCATTGCGGCGCGGGCCTACCCGGCGACGTCTTGATCGCGGACCTGCGGGCGTATCGCTACGCGCCGCACTTTCATGATGCCTGGTCGATCGGCGCCATCGAACGCGGCCGGTGCTCTTTTACCGTACAGGGCCACACCCACGTCGCCGCCACCGGCGACCTGGTGGTGATCGCACCCGGCCAGGTGCACACGGGCGGCACGTCGGACGCGCCGCTGGCCTATCGCATGGCGTACATCGACCCGGCCTGGTTCGATGACCACGCGCGCGCCATGCTGGGAGGCGCCGCGCGCATATCGGGCCCCGTGATCCGCGCGCCCGCGTTGTGCGCACAATGGCTACACGCGCTGGCGCCCGGCGCCATGGACGACGGCGAACGCCGCGAACGAATCTCGGCCGCGCTGCTAGGCCTGCTTGGCGCGCACGGCGACGCGACCGCGCCTGCGGACAGCGACGCGTCCGACGTCTGCGCGTTGCTGCGCGAACGCATGGCGACCGATCCCGCCTGCGCGCCGGACCTTGACGCGCTGGCCCGCGCGCAGGACCGTCACCGCACCACGCTGGTCAAGCAGTTTGCCCGCCGCTACGGGCTTCCACCACAAGCGTGGCTGCGCAATTGGCGCGTGGCGCGCGCACGGGTGTTGTTGCGTGGCGGCGTGCCGCTGGCGCAAGCGGCCCAGGCCGTGGGTTTCGCCGACCAGGCGCACCTGACGCGCGTGTTCAAGCAGGTCTACGGCAGTACGCCCGGCGTGCTGCTGCGCGCGGGTTCCCAGACGTTGTGAGGGCGGGGCGTTTCGATGCGGTAATCGGAATATTTCCGGGTAAAGAACGACGCGCCCAGCTGCTCGGCCGCCAATAAGGGCTGGCGCGGATCGGCCGCGATTTCTCCGCGCAGGTTGCCCGCGCCGTGCACATAGCCCACGAATTCGGAATGCGAATAGCGCGCGTATTCCTGCACCTGATGCACGATGCCCAGCGCCGCCCCGGGGTAGGTTTCCTCGGACGCCACCGCCAGGCCCAGGCGCTTGCCCGTCATGCGTGCCTTGACGCGTTCCGGCTCGGGGCCGCTGCCGGCATAGTGGCTGAACGAACGGTCAAAGAAAGCCTTGGTCTGCGCCGACATGCCGTACCAATAAATGGGCGTGCAGATCAGCACGCCATCGGCAGGCAGGAAGTGTTCAAGAAACAGTTCCGAATAGCGGTCATTGGGCGCGGGTTGGTGGCGCAGGTCGGACAGGAATCCGTGGAGGTAATCGTCCAGGAAAAGCAGGCTGGTGGATATGCCGGCGGCGTTTGCGCCACGTTGCGCGGCGGCGCCTAATGCTGCGCTGTTGCCGTCGCGGCGGGGGCTGCCGACCAGGACCAGCAGGCGTTGGGATGGATGATTTTGATTCATGATGGCTCCGAATGAGTTCGTGCCTTCAATATAGAAATCCGGCTTGTCGACGACAAATGATGAATCCTTGATTAAGATGAATTCATTTCATCCATAAGGCTGTCCAGTCCCCATGTTTTCGACCTTGCCGGTGACCGCCCTGCGCGCGTTCGAGGCCGCCGCGCGGCTGCGCAGTTTCAAGCTGGCCGCCGCTGAATTGGCGGTGACGCCCACGGCGGTGTCGCACCAGATCAAGTCGCTGGAACGGCAGGTGGGATTTGCGCTGTTCGACCGCGCGCCACGCAGCGTAAAACTGACGGACAAAGGCGCGCGCCTTTTCATCAGCGTGCACGGCGCGCTGCTGGACATTGCGCAAACGCTGGACGGCTTGCGCCCCGAACCGGCCTCCGGCGCCTTGACGCTATCGACCACGCATTCCTTCGCGGCCCTGTGGCTGGTGCCGCGACTGGGGCGCTTTCATCAGGCCTTTCCGCAATACCAGCTGAACCTGCAAACCGGCGCCGACCCCGTGGATCTGCTGCAAGACGCCAGCGTGGACGTGGCGGTGCGCTATAGCCGACGCGCCTATCCCGCCCTGCACACCGCCGCGACGCTGCCCGAGTGGTTTGGCGTCTACGGCGCGCCCGGGCTCATCGCGCAGATGGCGAAGACGCGCGCGGCCAAAGCGGCGCCTGCCTTGGTGACGGTGCGCTGGCGCGATTCGGATCTGTACGAACAAGGCTGGCTGGCGTGGTGCCAGGCGGCGCGCATGCCCGCTTGGCGCCAACCCGCGGCCGTGCACGCCTACGCAGAAGAACACTACGCGCTGCAAGCCGCCATCGCGGGGCAGGGGCTGGTGCTGGCCAGTTCGGTCATGGTGTCCGACAGCGTGCGCGCCGGCACCCTGGCCGCGTACCGGCCGCAGGTGCGCGTGCCCGGCGCAGCCTACACGGCCCTGTGCGCGCCCGGGCGCGAACGCCATCCCCCAGTCAGGGCCTTTTTGGCGTGGCTGACGCGGGAATTCCAGGCGTAGCGGTCGCCTGCCGCGATGCGCGTTGCAGCCTCGTCGACACGCAACTAGCAGGCAATGTCGCCGGCGGCGATGCACGTGGCAATGTCACCGGCGGCGATGCAAACGGTACTGGCGCTTGCGGCAACGCCCGCGGCAATGTCGCCTGCCGTGACCTGCGCGTGGTCAGCTCGCCCGCCATGACGCGCGCGGCAACAGCGGCAGGGCGGCCAGCATCGCCACGCCCGCCAGCACCCAGGCGGCGGGCCACGAGCTGGCCGCCACCACGTGCGGCAGCGCAACGGGCGTCAGGAACAGGCCCAGGTAGACGCAGCTGTTCGCCATGCCCAACGCCGTGCCGGCCCGGTTCACGCCGGCCAGCGTCGCCAGTTCGGTATATGCCACGCCGTGCCAGGCCGACGCGCACACGCCCGCCGCCGTCAGCAGGGCTGCCGTGGCAAGCACCGCGCCCGGCGTGGTGGGGCCGCCACTGACCAGCCAAGCGACCGCGCCCAACGCCGCGAACATCAGCGCGCTCAGTTGCGCGCAGCGGCGCAAAAAGGCGCGTCGGTTGCCGTGCCGATCAGTCCACCGGCCGCTGGCGATGCGCGCCACCATCGCGCCCAACTGCACCGCCACCATCACGGCAGTCAGCGTTCCGATGCCCGCCTGGCTGAAGTCGTGCAGGAACACCGTGGCGAAGGTCAGCACCGCGAACTGCGGGCAGCACATCAGGCCGATCGCCGCCGCCGCGCGCCAGACGCGCGCATCGCGCAACGGGCCGCTCGGACCGCGCAATTCGCCCGGACCGGGCAGTTCGCCCGGACCGCGCAATCCGCCCGGACCGCGCAATCCGCCCGGATCGCGCAGCCAGCACACCGCCAGCACCGCCGCCGCTGCGCACATCGCGGCCAGTGCGCCGAAGACGGCGGCAAACCCGGACCGTGCCGCCAGCCAAGGCAGCAGCAGGGCGCCCAGGCCTGCGCCCAGCGGCACGGCGGTCTGGCGGATGCTCATGGCAAGCCCGCGTTCGCTATCGCCGAACCAGGCCATCACGGCCCGGCCGCTGGCGCCGTTGACGCTGCCGCCCAATACGCCCACCAGCACCAGACCCGCCGCCAAGAGCCACAAGCTGGGCACCACACCGGCCGTGGGCGAGGCGAACACGCTTAGCCAGGCCAGCGCGGCTGCCGTGGCGCTCAGGCCCGTCAGCAGGACGGGGCGGTCGCCCCAGCGGTCGGTCAGCAGGCCCCAGGGCAATTCAAACAAGGCCACGCCCAGGCCCATCAAGCCCAGCGCCAGCCCAAGCTGATCGTTGTCCAGCCGATAACCGGCACGCATGAACACCGCCGTGGTCGGCAGGCCGGCGGCGGCGGCCGAAAAGGCCGCGTTGGCGGCCACGCCGACCGCCAGCACTTTCCAGCGGTGCGCGGCGGGCGCGGCCGGGGCGGACAGCAAAATCGCAGGGGCGGGGATGTCGGACATGCGAAACTCCAGAGCTTTTAAAAAAGGACCCGGCCAGTTTGCGCGTCTGCTATGGTTCTGAAAATCAGGAAATATTGATTCAATAGTTTTGGAAAACTGGACTATTAAGACCAGCCAAGGCGACCCATGCGACCCGTAACCTTTGACCTGGACATCCTGCGCAGCTTCGTTGCGGGCGTCGATTTGGGTAGCTTCGGCCGGGCGGCCGACCGCCTGGGCCGATCCACGTCGGCGATCAGCGCGCAAATGAAAAAGCTGGAAGAGCAGGCCGGTGTGCCGCTGCTGCGCAAGGCCGGCCGCGGCCTGGTGCTCACCGACGCGGGCCAGACCATGCTGGCCTACGGCCGCCGCCTGTTGGAGCTGAACGACCAGGCAGCCCGCGCCGTGCAAGGCGCCGAGCTGTCCGGCCGCGTGCGCCTGGGCATGCAGGAAGACTTCGGCGAAATGCTGTTGCCCCGCGTGCTGGGCCAATTCGCCCGCGCGCATCCCCATGTGCGGATCGAAGCACGGGTGGCGCGCAACGGCGAACTGCTGGAACGCATGGCGCTGGGGCAGTTGGACCTGGCGCTGGCCTGGGACTTTGATGCGCGCCTGCCGCATGCCGAACGCCTGCTGGACCTGCCCATGCGCTGGATCGGCCCCAGCCAGCTTGCCGATCCGCCGCGCGGCGACGGCGATGGCGAACTGCCGCTGGTGGCCTTCGAGGCGCCTTGCCTGTTTCGCACCTGTGCCACCAACGCGTTGGACCGCGCCGGTGTGAACTGGCGCGCGGCATTCACCAGCCCCAGCCTGGCCGGCTTGTGGGCGGCCGTGTCGGCGGGGCTGGGCCTGGCCGTGCGCACGCCGTTGGGCCTGCCCGCCGGCGTGCGCGCGCTGGCGGCGGGCGAGCAGGGCCTGCCCCCTTTGCCGTCGATCCCGCTGTCGCTGTATCGTGCCCAGGCGCAGCCGGACCCGGTGGCCGCCGCGCTGGCCGATATCGTGCGGCAGTGTGTCCGGGACAGCAGCGCCGCCTGGGCGACGCCATCCGCCCTGCCCACCACCTTGCCCGCCACGGTCCCAGCATGAATCGATTCCAAGAAATGTCGGTGTTCCTGGCCGTGGCTGAAGCCCAGAGCTATGCCGCCGCCGCACGCCGCCTGGAAATGTCCGCGCCGTCGGTCACGCGCAGCGTTGCCGCGCTGGAACGGCGGCTGGGCGCCTTGCTGCTGGTACGCACCACGCGCAGCCTGCGCCTGACCGAGGCGGGCCAGCGCTACGCGGCCGACTGCCGCCGCATTCTTGAAGACGTCGAACAAGCCGACGATGCCGCCGCCGGTGCGATGGCCGTACCACGTGGCGCGCTGCACGTCACCGCGCCCGCGTTCTTTGGCGAACTGCACGTCATGCCGGTGGTGCTGGGCTATCTGCGCGCGCATCGGGCCGTGTCGGTGCGCACCTTGCTGGTGGACCGGGTGGTCAACCTGCTGGACGAAGGCGTGGATGTTGCCGTGCGCATCGGCGCGTTGCCCGATTCCACGTTGACGGCGGTGCCGGTCGGCCACGTGCGCCGCGTGGTGTGCGCCACGCCTGAATTCCTGCGCCAACACGGCGAACCCCAGGACCCCGATGCGCTGCACCGCTTCTGCACCATCACGGCCGCGATGGAAGGGCGGGGCGCGCAATGGCGCTTCCAGCAAGCCGGCGAGCCGCGCCGGCTGAACGTGGAATCGCAGCTGGCCGTCACGTCGTTTCAGGCCGCCGTATTGGCCGCGTGCGAAGGGTGGGGCTTGACGCAGGTGGTGTCGTACCAGGTGGCGCGGCACCTCAAAAGCGGTGCCTTGCAGGTGGTGCTGCGCGACTTCGAATTGCCGCCCATGCCGGTGCATGTGGTGTACCCAGAGGGCCGCCGCAGTTCCGCCAAAGTGCGCAGCTTTGTCGAATTCTGCGTGCAAGCCCTGCGGCGCGATCTGGCCGAATTACCGCTCTGACGGGCTGGAGCTGGGCAGCGCTGCCGGGGGATGAGGAGCCTTCGGCCGGTGCCTTCCCGTGCCTTCACCGTGCCTTTGACCGGGAGCCTTCGGCCGTGCCCGCCACCGCTGCCTTCCATCCGTCCTTTCAAATCCGACAATAGTGTCTTGTCGCGGCTGGCCGTTCACGCGGGGCGCGCATCGGACCAAGATGGAGCCATGTTCATCCACCTTGGAAATTCCCATGTCCGCTGCCCCGTTGACCTTCTATAGCTTTCCCCTGTCCGGCCACGCGCATCGCGTCGCGCTGATGCTGTCGCTGCTGAACGTTCCGCACCAGCGCGTCGACGTGGACCTGCGCGGCGGCGAGCACAAGCGCCCGGAATTCCTGGCGCTGAACGCGTTCGGCCAGGTGCCGGTCATCGACGACAACGGCACGGTGGTGGCGGATTCCAATGCCATCCTGGTCTATCTGGCCACCCGCTACGACGGCCAGGCCTGGCTGCCCGCCGATCCGGCCGGCGCGGCGGCGGTGCAGCGCTGGTTGTCGGTGGCGGCCGGGCCCCTGGCCAGCGGCCCGGCAACGGCCCGATTGATCACGGTATTTGGCGCGCCCTACGACGTGGAAACGACCTTGGCGCGCGCGCATGCCTTGCTGGGCGTCATGAACGCCGAGCTTGGCACCCGTGCCTTCCTGGCCGGTTCCCGCCCGACGATCGCGGACGTGGCCTGCTACGCCTACGTGTCGCACGCGCCCGAAGGCAATGTGTCGCTGGCCGACTACCCCCATGTGCGTGCGTGGCTCGACCGCATCGAAAGCCTGCCGGGCTTCGTGCCCATGGCCCGCACGCCCGCCGGCTTGCAGGCCGCCTGACACCGCCATCACCACCACGGCCCGGAGCGCACCATGATCCCCACTGATACCCCTCTTGACGACGGCTTGCCCTGGCATGCGGGCGAACGCCTGTTGCAAGCGCGCGCCGGCGTGGCCGAACGCATGGCGCAGATCGGCCCGAAGATCGTGCGCGACCACATGCCCGACCAGCACCGCGCTTTTTTCGCGCAGTTGCCATTCCTGGTGATTGGCACGGTGGACCCCCAGGGCGACCCGTGGGCCGGCGTGCTGGAGGGCCAGCCCGGCTTTGCCATGTCGCCCGACCCGCACACCTTGCGGGTAACCGTCATGCCGGATGCCGATGATCCGGTGCGCGCGGGCCTGGGCCCCGGGCAGGCGGTGGGGCTGCTGGGCATCGAGCTGCACACGCGCCGGCGAAATCGCATGAACGGTCGCATCGCGGCATGGGACGGCAAGCGCTTCGATGTAGCCGTGGCGCAGTCCTTTGGCAATTGCCCGCAGTACATCCAGGCGCGCGATTTTCATTTCTCGCGTTCGCCCGCCATGCGGTTTGCAGCCGCGTTGCCGGAAACCGATCAATTGGACGATGCCGCGCGCGCGTTGATCCAATCGGCCGACACCTTTTTCGTGGCCTCTTACGTGGACGATGATGCGCGGGGTGGCCGCGCGGTTGACGTGTCGCATCGCGGCGGCAAACCCGGTTTTGTGCGGGTGGACGGCAATGTGCTGACCATTCCCGATTTTTCCGGCAACCGCTTTTTCAATACCTTGGGCAACCTGATGGCGAACCCGCGCGCGGGGTTGGTCTTTGTGGATTTTGAACGGGGCGACCTGCTTCAGGTATCGGGCCGCGCCGAGGTGGTGCTGGACAGCCCCGAAATCCAAAGCTTTGCGGGCGCTGAACGGCTGTGGCGCGTGCACGTGCGCCGTGTGCTGCGGCGGCCCGGCGCCTTGGCGCTGCGCTGGCAATTCGGCGCGTATTCGCCAACCGCGCTGGGCACGGGGCAATGGCCGGGGCAGCCGGGCTAGCCGGGCGAGGGCGTGGTTTTCTGCACGACGGTGTCGTCCGGTTCCAGCAGGCGCCCGTCCTGGGCGCGGATTTCCAGGCGGCGCACGGCTTGGCCGCGCTTGCGGTCGATCAGCGTGGAGTGCGCTTCGGCAGGGCCGTAGTAATGGTCTTCGCCCCACTGCCGCAAGCCGACGATGACCGGAAACAGCGCGCGGCCTTTGTCCGTCAGCACGTATTCCTGATAAGCGCTGCCGTCCGAGGCAGGGGCCACGGCCAGGATGCCGTGGGCAACCAGTGTGCGCAGCCGGTCGCTAAGGATGTTCTTGGCCACGCCCAGGCTTTTCTGGAATTCGCCAAACCGGCGCACGCCGTCGAACGCGTCGCGCACGATCAACAGCGACCACCAGTCGCCGATGGCGTCTAACGAGCGCGCCACCGGGCAGGCGGCGCCTTCAAGGCTGGTGCGTTTGACCATGTCTGACCCTAGGATTGGGATGCAATGGTTGCATTATAAAACCTTCGGGTCTAGCATTCTGGTTTCGTAATAAAACTAGAAGGACGTACCATGCCCGATGCTCCACCGCCCGGCGCCAACACCTTGAGCGCTGCCTGCGCGCAACCCGCGGCGGCTGCCGCCCGCGGCACCCCGGCCGATGCGGGGCGCAATCCGGCCGCCAACGACGGCGCCGAGGCCAACGACGCCGCCGACGCGTCGCCACCCCTGCCCACATCGCTGGTGATGTTGCTGGCCGTAGCCTGTGCGCTAAGCGTGGCCAACGTGTATTACGCGCAGCCCTTGCTGGATGCCATCGGCCGGGAGTTCCTGCTGGACGAAGGCGCCGTGGGCGTCGTCGTCAGCGCAACGCAATTGGGCTGCGCGGTGGCGCTGCTGTTCGTGGTGCCGCTTGGCGACCTGCTGGACCGGCGCCGCCTGATGCTGGCGCAACTGGGCCTGCTGGTGCTGGCGCTGGGCGCGGTGGCCATGTCGGCCAATACGCCGTGGCTGCTGGCGGGCATGGTGGCGCTGGGCCTGTTGGGTACCGCGATGACGCAAGGCCTGCTGGCGCTGTCCGCCGCGCTGGCCGCGCCCGGCGAACGGGGCAGGGTGGTGGGCGCCGCGCAGGGCGGGGTGGTGATCGGCTTGTTGCTGGCGCGCACGGTGGCCGGCGTGGTGGCCGACGCCTGGGGTTGGCGCGCCGTGTACGTGGTGTCCGCCGCGATGGCGGCGTTGCTGGCGTGGGTGCTGCTGCGCCGCTTGCCTCGGCGCCGGCTGCCTACGGCAACGCTGTCCTACTGGGACTTGCTGCGGTCCATGGCGACGCTGCTGGCCACGGAACCCGTGCTGCGCGTGCGCGGCATGATCGCCTTGCTGATGTTCGCCGCCATCAGCGTGTTCTGGACGGCGCTGGTGCTGCCCTTGAGCGCGCCGCCCCATTCGTTGTCGCACGCGGCGGTGGGTGGCTTTGGCCTGGTGGGCGTATTGGGCGTGTTGATGGCCGCGCGGGCCGGCCGCTGGGCGGATCGCGGGCTGGGGCAGCGCACCACGGGCGCGGGCCTGGTGCTGCTGTGCCTGGCGTGGGCGCCCATTGCCTTGCTGGATCACAGCCTGTGGGCCTTGGCGCTGGGCGTGCTGGTGCTCGACGTGGCGCTGCAAGCGCTGCACGTGACGAATCAAACGATGATCTTCAGCATCAGCGCCCAGTCGCATAGCCGCCTGGTGGGCAGCTACATGATGTTCTACGCGGTGGGTAGCGGGCTGGGCGGCATTGCGTCCACGGCGGTGTACGCGCGCGCCGGCTGGCTGGGTGTGTGCGCGCTGGGCGCGGCCATCAGCGTGACGGCCTTGTTGTTCTGGGCGGCGACGTTGCCCCGCAAGGCATCGCCGCCGCCGTCGCGTCAGGGTTGTACCGCGTAGTCCTTGGACCCCAGCACCACGGCCGCCAGCCCCGGCGCCTGGGTCAGCTTGTGCAGCGCATAGGTCTGTGCGGTGGCGATCTTGGCCTGATGGAAGTCGGGGTCTTCCTGCTGGTGGTCCAGGCTGGCCAGCAGCGCACGGGCCATCTGCCAACCGGCCAGCGTCGTGCCGGCCAGCAGCAGATACGGCACGGCCGACCCGAAGACTGCGTTGGGCGCGCCCGCGGCGTTGGCCAGCACAAAGTCCACGACATTGGCCAGGGCCAGCCGCGCCTGCCGCAGTGGCTTGAGCACCAGGTTGGCGGCCAGCTCGCTGCGCGATTCCAGCTCGGTTTCGGTCTGGCGGATGGCCTCCAGCAGCGCATGCGCCACCGCGCCGCCGTCGCGCAAGGTCTTGCGGCCGACCAGGTCGTTGGCCTGGATGGCGGTGGTGCCTTCGTAGATGGTCAGGATGCGGGCGTCGCGGTAATACTGCGCCGCGCCGGTTTCCTCAATGAAGCCCATGCCGCCGTGCACCTGCACGCCCAGGCTGGTCACGTCCAGCGACATCTCGGTGCACCAGCCCTTCACGATGGGCACCAGGAATTCCTGGATGGCCAGATGACGCTTGCGCTCGTCGGCGTCGGGGCTGGCGTGGGCCAGGTCGGCGTGGCCCGCCGTCACGTAGGCCAGCGCGCGGCCCGCTTCGGTCAGCGCCCGCATGGTGCCCAGCATGCGGCGCACATCGGGGTGGTGGATGATGGTGACGGCATCGCGCGACGACCCGTCCACCGGGCGGCTTTGCACGCGGTCGTTGGCATAGGCCAGCGCGTGCTGGTAGGCACGGTCGGCAATGGCGATGCCTTGCACGCCCACCGCATAGCGCGCCGCGTTCATCATGATGAACATGGCGTCCAACCCGCGGTTTTCCTGGCCCACCAGATAGCCCAGCGCGCCGCCCGCATCGCCGAATTGCAAGGTGGCGGTGGGGCTGGCCTTGATGCCCAGCTTGTGTTCGATGGACACGCAGGTGACGTCGTTGCGCGCGCCCAGTGAGCCGTCTTCGTTGACCAGGAACTTGGGCACCAGGAACAGCGAAATGCCCTTGACGCCTTCGGGTGCGTCGGGCAACCGGGCCAGTACCAGGTGCAGGATGTTCTCGGTCAGGTCGTGGTCGCCGTAGGTGATGAAGATCTTGGTGCCGGATAGCCGGTACGTGCCGTCGCCCACCGGTTGCGCGCGCGTGCGGATCATGGCCAGGTCCGAGCCGGCTTGCGGTTCGGTCAGGTTCATGGTGCCGGTCCACTGGCCCGAGATCATGGGCCCGATGAAGCGCGTTTTCATTTCCGCCGAGCCGACGGTCAGCAAGGCTTCGATGGCGCCGTTGGTCAACAAGGGGCATAGCGCGAACGACAGATTGGCGGCGTTCAGCATTTCAGAGCAGGGCGACCCGATCAGGCCGGGCAAGCCCTGGCCACCGTATTGCACTGGATGCGACATGCCCTGCCAGCCCGCTTCGGTGTATTGGCGAAACGCCTGCTTGAAGCCGGGCGACGTGGTGACGGCGCCGTCGCGCCAGGTGCTGGGCTCTCGGTCGGCCGGGTGGTTCAGCGGGGCCAGCACTTCGGCCGCGAAATGCGCGGATTCTTCCAGCACGGCCTGTGCGGTGTCGGGCGTGGCCTCCTCGAAACCGGGCAGGGCGGCAACTTGCCGCAGGCCGGCCAGGTGGTTCAACACAAACAGCATGTCTTTCACGGGGGCTTGGTACGTCATGGCCGAAAAACTCCTTTGATGAAGGTGCCGGGCTGCCGGCGTTCAGGCGGCTTTGTTGGGGTCGGCCACATCAATGGCCTGCGTTGAGCCCACGGCGGCGCGCAGCTCGAATTTCTGGATCTTGCCGGTGGATGTCTTGGGCAGTTCTCCGAAGCGCACCGCGCGCGGCACCTTGAAGCCGGGCAACAGCAGTTTGCAGTGCGCGATGATCTCTTCGGCGGTGGCGCTGCAACCCGGTTTCAGTTCGACAAACGCGCAAGGCGTTTCGCCCCACTTCGGGTCGGGCATGGCCACGACGGCCACGGCTGCAACGGCGGGGTGCCGGTACAGCGCGTCTTCCACTTCAATGCTGGAGATGTTTTCGCCGCCGGAAATAATGATGTCCTTGCTGCGGTCCTTGATGCGCACGTACCCGTCCGCCGTCATCACGCCCAGGTCGCCGGTGTGAAACCAGCCGCCCGCGAAGGCGTCGTCGGTGGCGCGTTCGTTCTTCAGGTAGCCCTTCATGCAGATGTTGCCGCGGAACATGATTTCGCCCACGGTCTGTTCGTCGGCGGGCACTTCCTGCATGGTGTCGGGGTTGCGCACCGATACGCCGGCCTGCAAGTGGTAGCGCACGCCCTGGCGCGCGGTCAGCTGCGCACGGCGTTCGTCGTCCAGCGCGTCCCACGATTCCTGGCGGGCGCAGACGGCGGCCGGCCCGTAGACTTCGGTCAGCCCATAGACATGGGTCAGTTCAAAGCCGATGTCGCGCATCTTGGCGATGACGGCGGGCGCGGGCGCGGCGCCCGCGACCATGGTGCGCACGGTATGTGTGATGCCCGCGCGCATCTCGGCCGGCGCGTTGGCCAGCGCGCTTTGCACGATGGGCGCGCCGCAGTAATGCGTGACGCCTTCGGCGCGGATCAGGTCGAACAC
Coding sequences:
- a CDS encoding proline dehydrogenase family protein is translated as MSIFQRTTIALARSPVMGRAMRAVAARSSLAQRFVGGTDVHAAVRTALRLWQAHGIRSSLFYLGEYVADPAAIEHNVSQALDACRALGAAGLDVHVSVDPTAIGYMASDALGAANARRIADAIASPRAAIARRNCMMLDMEDSTIRDRTCALHRALLEDGLPVGLTLQARRRRTPEDLAWAVRRPTSLRLVKGAFPERALDHAGRARIDLAYLDAAAIMLSHDARKAGFYPVFGTHDDRLAGAIMTLARERGWSPDAFEFEMLYGVRPDWQMALRGLGYNVRVYLPFGADWWPYAIRRVGENPSNAWLLARSLTADGRYFG
- a CDS encoding AraC family transcriptional regulator codes for the protein MAASEHIWHCGAGLPGDVLIADLRAYRYAPHFHDAWSIGAIERGRCSFTVQGHTHVAATGDLVVIAPGQVHTGGTSDAPLAYRMAYIDPAWFDDHARAMLGGAARISGPVIRAPALCAQWLHALAPGAMDDGERRERISAALLGLLGAHGDATAPADSDASDVCALLRERMATDPACAPDLDALARAQDRHRTTLVKQFARRYGLPPQAWLRNWRVARARVLLRGGVPLAQAAQAVGFADQAHLTRVFKQVYGSTPGVLLRAGSQTL
- a CDS encoding flavodoxin family protein, yielding MNQNHPSQRLLVLVGSPRRDGNSAALGAAAQRGANAAGISTSLLFLDDYLHGFLSDLRHQPAPNDRYSELFLEHFLPADGVLICTPIYWYGMSAQTKAFFDRSFSHYAGSGPEPERVKARMTGKRLGLAVASEETYPGAALGIVHQVQEYARYSHSEFVGYVHGAGNLRGEIAADPRQPLLAAEQLGASFFTRKYSDYRIETPRPHNVWEPARSSTPGVLP
- a CDS encoding LysR substrate-binding domain-containing protein, whose product is MFSTLPVTALRAFEAAARLRSFKLAAAELAVTPTAVSHQIKSLERQVGFALFDRAPRSVKLTDKGARLFISVHGALLDIAQTLDGLRPEPASGALTLSTTHSFAALWLVPRLGRFHQAFPQYQLNLQTGADPVDLLQDASVDVAVRYSRRAYPALHTAATLPEWFGVYGAPGLIAQMAKTRAAKAAPALVTVRWRDSDLYEQGWLAWCQAARMPAWRQPAAVHAYAEEHYALQAAIAGQGLVLASSVMVSDSVRAGTLAAYRPQVRVPGAAYTALCAPGRERHPPVRAFLAWLTREFQA
- a CDS encoding MFS transporter, producing the protein MSDIPAPAILLSAPAAPAAHRWKVLAVGVAANAAFSAAAAGLPTTAVFMRAGYRLDNDQLGLALGLMGLGVALFELPWGLLTDRWGDRPVLLTGLSATAAALAWLSVFASPTAGVVPSLWLLAAGLVLVGVLGGSVNGASGRAVMAWFGDSERGLAMSIRQTAVPLGAGLGALLLPWLAARSGFAAVFGALAAMCAAAAVLAVCWLRDPGGLRGPGGLRGPGELPGPGELRGPSGPLRDARVWRAAAAIGLMCCPQFAVLTFATVFLHDFSQAGIGTLTAVMVAVQLGAMVARIASGRWTDRHGNRRAFLRRCAQLSALMFAALGAVAWLVSGGPTTPGAVLATAALLTAAGVCASAWHGVAYTELATLAGVNRAGTALGMANSCVYLGLFLTPVALPHVVAASSWPAAWVLAGVAMLAALPLLPRASWRAS
- a CDS encoding LysR substrate-binding domain-containing protein; this translates as MRPVTFDLDILRSFVAGVDLGSFGRAADRLGRSTSAISAQMKKLEEQAGVPLLRKAGRGLVLTDAGQTMLAYGRRLLELNDQAARAVQGAELSGRVRLGMQEDFGEMLLPRVLGQFARAHPHVRIEARVARNGELLERMALGQLDLALAWDFDARLPHAERLLDLPMRWIGPSQLADPPRGDGDGELPLVAFEAPCLFRTCATNALDRAGVNWRAAFTSPSLAGLWAAVSAGLGLAVRTPLGLPAGVRALAAGEQGLPPLPSIPLSLYRAQAQPDPVAAALADIVRQCVRDSSAAWATPSALPTTLPATVPA